Proteins encoded together in one Oreochromis aureus strain Israel breed Guangdong linkage group 23, ZZ_aureus, whole genome shotgun sequence window:
- the ptprnb gene encoding receptor-type tyrosine-protein phosphatase-like N isoform X5 — MRSPRLWAALCLLLLTASCRLCSAARHGCLFEKKLCPRDQLCNDDGLFGQCQAPHQEPVQYQVSVPVLHKLQEVLKDLMVQGLNWKDDMTQAIISRELSQVPTIETHSKLNEKSPKLSSRLLGSSPQRGQGPEDQADPKMMQQYVDYMVLNPSRSSVHMQTPLLDPYTYHKQQYGYQEEEERSLNTLDDNPAFPLHPSSYRSRSRGSPLDRDRQLLQDLVSFYLTSPSSSSSSSSSPVQSLPRHRGAVAAAAAGLPSSLSSSSSSSFFPELDFPLDYGEDYVSQVAQQEPAEKKAQDEYDALSGLDERSLQRLALLLDHYGLDMKDLSPEQKEDLPAALKQLQLESSYAQKQSKDKYGNNAATGKKITEGSMAYKMSAQEAPPSNAKPPTPEGVQKEATPTTTVNQDKLGKKDPAGQVDEFGYIVTNQSVVGPAITFRIRPNAKNLTAADVADKAVAEKNFLESETGLKVLQSGVGEKNNGKSLPLATRVQPRSRWVFAMLVAMACIGGILVAAMTITCLRHHAHRLAAKKLGLGPEGGSFSHQEYQDLCRQHMASKGAFGRLEAAALGAVGGASGGSGGGGGGGSVAGGAVGGGGTDSRVSSVSSQFSDGAQPSPSSHSSTPSWCEEPAQANMDISTGHMILAYMEDHLRNKDRLLKEWEALCSYQAEPSAVSMAQSDANVKKNRCPDSVPYDHARVKLKAEINPSRSDYINASTIIEHDPRMPAYIATQGPLSHTISDFWQMVWENGCTVIVMMTALVEDGEKQCDRYWPDEGSSLYHIYEVNLVSEHIWCNDFLVRSFYLKNVQTQETRTLTQFHFLSWPAQGIPTSTRPLLDFRRKVNKCYRGRSCPIIVHCSDGTGRTGTYILIDMVLNRMAKGVKEIDIAATLEHVRDQRPGMVRTKDQFEFALTAVAEEVNAILKALPQ; from the exons ATGCGGTCTCCGCGGCTCTGGGCAGCTctgtgcctcctcctcctcaccgcCTCCTGCCGGCTGTGCTCGGCCGCCCGACACG GTTGCTTGTTTGAGAAGAAACTGTGTcccagagatcagctgtgcaATGATG ATGGATTGTTTGGACAGTGCCAGGCTCCTCATCAGGAACCCGTCCAGTATCAGGTGTCTGTACCCGTCCTGCACAAACTGCAGGAAGTCCTCAAAGACCTGATGGTTCAGG GTCTTAACTGGAAGGACGACATGACCCAGGCAATCATCAGCCGAGAGCTGAGCCAAGTTCCCACCATTGAAACCCACTCTAAACTTAATGAGAAGTCACCCAAACT GTCCTCCAGGTTGCTGGGCTCCAGTCCACAAAGGGGTCAGGGTCCTGAAGATCAAGCTGACCCCAAGATGATGCAGCAGTATGTGGACTACATGGTCCTCAATCCCTCCCGGTCTTCTGTCCACATGCAGACACCCCTGCTGGACCCATACACCTACCACAAG CAGCAGTACGGCtaccaggaggaggaggagcgctCCCTCAACACTCTGGATGATAACCCGGCCTTCCCGCTCCATCCCTCCTCCTATCGCTCCAGATCTCGAGGAAGTCCTCTGGACCGAGACCGGCAGCTCCTCCAGGATCTAGTGTCCTTTTATCTCActtctccttcctcctcttcttcttcctcttcctcacctgttcagtctcttccccGCCACAGAGGAgcagtggcagcagcagcagctggccTCCCATCCTCACTgtcctcctcatcttcttcctcATTTTTCCCGGAGCTGGACTTCCCCCTGGACTATGGTGAGGACTACGTTTCCCAGGTTGCACAGCAGGAGCCAGCAGAGAAGAAGGCACAGGATGAGTACGATGCCCTGTCAGGACTGGATG AGCGTTCCCTGCAGAGACTGGCTCTGCTGCTCGATCACTACGGTCTCGACATGAAGGACTTGTCCCCCGAACAGAAAGAAGATCTGCCCGCCgctctgaagcagctgcagctgGAGAGCTCCTACGCCCAAAAGCAATCCAAAG ATAAATACGGGAACAATGCTGCTACAGGAAAGAAG ATCACAGAGGGCTCAATGGCCTATAAAATGTCTGCCCAGGAGGCTCCACCCTCCAACGCCAAGCCTCCGACACCAGAGGGAGTCCAGAAAGAGGCAACACCCACCACAACAGTCAATCAGGACAAACTGGGGAAGAAGGATCCAGCAGGTCAGGTGGACGAATTTGGCTACATcgtcaccaatcagag TGTGGTCGGACCTGCGATCACCTTCAGGATCAGACCCAACGCCAAGAACCTGACAGCCGCAGACGTGGCCGACAAAGCTG TTGCAGAGAAGAACTTCCTGGAGTCTGAGACGGGCTTGAAGGTGCTGCAGAGCGGTGTTGGAGAG AAGAATAATGGGAAGTCTTTGCCCTTGGCGACCAGAGTCCAGCCCCGCTCCCGCTGGGTGTTTGCAATGCTGGTGGCCATGGCCTGCATCGGCGGCATCCTGGTGGCGGCCATGACCATCACCTGCCTGCGCCACCATGCACACCGACTGGCGGCAAAGAAGCTGGGTCTGGGACCAGAAGGAGGCAGCTTCAGCCACCAGGAGTACCAG GACCTGTGTCGCCAGCATATGGCCTCCAAAGGTGCCTTTGGACGCCTTGAAGCTGCCGCCCTGGGTGCTGTGGGAGGAGCAAGTGGAGGaagtggaggaggtggaggtggaggaagtgTTGCGGGAGGCGCAGTGGGAGGCGGAGGTACAGACTCGAGGGTGAGCAGTGTTTCGTCCCAGTTCAGCGACGGCGCCCAGCCAAGCCCCAGCTCCCATAGCAGCACGCCCTCCTGGTGTGAGGAGCCAGCTCAGGCCAACATGGACATCTCTACTGGTCACATGATACTG GCTTACATGGAGGACCACTTAAGGAACAAGGACAGGCTGCTGAAGGAGTGGGAGGCTCTGTGTTCCTACCAGGCCGAACCCAGCGCTGTCTCCATGGCTCAGAGCGACGCCAACGTGAAGAAGAATCGCTGCCCTGACTCAGTGCCCT ATGACCACGCAAGGGTGAAGCTGAAGGCAGAGATCAACCCTTCGCGGTCAGACTACATCAATGCCAGCACTATA ATCGAACATGATCCCCGTATGCCGGCCTACATTGCCACCCAGGGCCCTCTGTCTCACACCATCTCTGACTTCTGGCAG ATGGTGTGGGAGAATGGATGCACTGTGATCGTGATGATGACAGCTCTGGTGGAGGATGGAGAGAAACAGTGTGACCGCTACTGGCCTGATGAAGGCTCGTCCCTCTACCATATCTATGAG GTGAACCTGGTGTCGGAGCACATCTGGTGTAACGACTTCCTGGTTCGAAGTTTCTACCTAAAGAACGTGCAGACGCAGGAGACCCGGACGCTCACTCAGTTTCACTTCCTCAGCTGGCCAGCTCAGGGCATCCCTACCTCCACACGCCCCCTGCTGGACTTCCGCAG GAAGGTGAATAAGTGCTACAGAGGACGATCCTGCCCCATCATCGTGCACTGCAG